The window GCAAACGAAAGACATCCAAATACTTTGAATTGAAAAAAACCATCGAAGAAATCAAAGAATTTGCAGAAGACATCGCTGCTTCGCCTTACCCAGCGAAGGTTGCCATTTTACATGACATTGAAAATTCAAGAAACTACAAACACCAACCTTTGAGTGATGGACTGAAGTTTTCACCAGTTCCTTTTGCACAAGTGGGTTATGACATAGAACTTGCCACCTGGTTTGCTGGCACTAATGTACTGAATGTCAACACTCACTCTTTGCCAATCCAAAGAGAACAGGATTGGTCAAATTACAAAGTTCTCACTCTTCCTTTATACACGATGTTTGGTCCAGAGATTGTAGAAAAATTAAAGGCCTATGTACAAGAAGGGGGAACCTTGGTTCTAGGATACCGATCGGGAATCAAAGACAAAGACCATTGGATGGTGGAAGAACCAGTCCCTGGAGTGTTTTCAGAAATGGCAGGCGTGGAAGTATTTCAATTTGAAGCACCTGCGACAGATAAGGTGGGAATCAAAATGGGGATTTGGCCACTCAAAGGATCCAAATTTTGTGAAATCTTAGAACCAACCTCAGCCAAAGTGATCGCACGTTACCGTGATAAAAAGAAATTTTATTCAGGTAAACCTGCTATCACAGTGAATTCCTTTGGGAAAGGAAAAGTCTATTATGTAGGCACTTCTTTAACACCAGAAAGTTTTGTCCTCTTGTATCGAAAAATACTGAAAGGAGCCGGTATTCCTTTTGGTTTCCTTGGAGCTACGATCGAAAGGCATTTTCGAGAGGGGAAAAAATACAATTATGAAATCACGATGAACCATTCGAATCAATATAAATTGGCTGGTTTTTCGGTATTAAAGCCGTTTGGGTATCAAATCAAACGGATCCAGAAATAAGATCTCAATTGAAAATAATAAATGAAAATACAAGAATATAAATCCATCAATCGATTGTTAGGAGAGTTTTCGACAAAAAACAAAGTAGGAGAAATCTTTGTTGATAATCTACATTCTCCTTACATTCAATTTCCAGAACGATTTACAATCCATGGAACTTCAGTCACACAACCAGAGTTTGGTGACGTGAAAGACTTTGTCCAAACCGTTATCAAATTTTTACCAGAAGCAGTAGAAGGGACAGGTTTGTTACCAGAACCCAGACCAAAACGCGAAACGGGGAAACTATTTTTTGTTCGGCCGATGTTATTTGGACCCTACCGTTTTTTGTATGTGTTTTCAGTCGATATGTTGTATTTGGGTGGAGCCAAATCAGAAGAAATCAAACGAGCGGGGACTCAGAATATGACCCCAACCATTGTCACAGATCGTTTGTATTTCCAAGTAAAGGTGATTCCAATTCAATCGATCAAAGAAGACGGGGACCATGTGATTGATTTCGAAGCAAAACGATTCCAAGGGGGAGAGTTTCGAGTGGAATCGGAACGAGACGAAAACAAACCCATTCGAAAATTTTCGGAAATCTTCGATGAAATTGATTTTTCCGATACAGAAGCAAAAATCAGAGAAGAACTTGGTATCAACTCAGACATTTGGAAATTGGGTAGGATCTACAGTCCCATCGGAATCGATTATCTTTCTTTATCTCTGCGTTTTTTGAATCCAAGTCTGCCGAAAACGATCTATCATTTTAAGCAATTTTATCAAATCTTAGAAAATACAAACCAAACCATTCCAGAAGGAACGTTACAATCGTTTCATGAATATTTATCCACATTTGAAGTGGAGCGAACAGTTTCTAAGTCTGGTAATATTTTATGGAAAGTGCATCAAAAATCTACCGATAATGGATAAGTAAGTAAATATGGGTATCTCTTCACCAACCATCAATTTTCCCGTCGATGAAACCATCAAACGCATCGAATATGTAAAAGCCAATGCCATGGGTATCATCCATGAAGCAAAAAAAATCCAAAGAGAAGTTTCTGCCATTCGTTCAGATACGGATGCTGAGGAAAAAGAAAGGATCGATGCCGCCGACGGTAAGTTAGGTGACATTCTCATTCGTTTTTTACAAAAGTCTTTTCCAAAAGATGGAATTCTTTGTGAGGACAAACCAACCATTGATGGTGGTGAATTCAAATGGATACTGGATCCTGTAGATGGATCGATGAATTTTGTCCGGGGACTACCGCTCTATGCCATTTCTTTTGGATTGGAACATCGGGAAACACCCGTTGGTGGCGTGGTGATTGTCCCTCCTCAAGAATCGGTATATTCGGCTGTCATGGGAGAAGGGGCCTTTAAAAACGGGGAACCCATTGTCACCTCTCGGGTTTCTGAGCTGAACCGTGCCATTTTTTCACCAAACCTTCCTACAAAACGAGCGCATATGATCCAAGAAATCATGGCGGACTTATCTGGATTTTTAACCTATGCTCGCTCCTTTCGACGCACAGGTTCTTTTGTTTTGGATTCCTGTTTCATTGCGGAAGGTGTGATGGATGCCATTTGGGAAAAAACAGTGAAACATTGGGACGTTTCTGCCATTTCCGTGATTTTATCAGAGGCTGGTGGGAAATTGACTGACTTAAATGGAGTGCATTACTATACAGGACTTCCTGAGTTAGTAGCTTCCAATGGCGTATTACACTCGGAAATTTTAAAATTATTAAAGACAGTTCGTTCTACTGTCAGTCGAAATTGATAGAGGGAATGATTAGAATCATTCTACTTTTTTAGTTTACGATTTGCTTTTGTGAATGAGACTAGAGACAAAATACAAATACACTTGAATCCATCAGGAGACCACCATGGAACATAAACTCCCAGAACTTCCTTATGCAAAGGATGCACTCGCTCCCCATATATCTGCAGAAACATTAGAGTTTCACTATGGAAAACACCACCAAACTTACATTACTAACTTAAACAATCTCATCAAAGGGACTGAATTTGAAAGTGCATCTTTGGAAGACATCGTGAAAAAATCTTCTGGAGGTATTTTTAATAATGCCGCACAGGTTTGGAACCATACATTTTACTGGCACTCCCTTTCACCAAATGGCGGAGGAGCTCCAAAAGGTGCCGTTGCAGACCTCATCACAAAATCCTTCGGTTCTTTTGATGCATTCAAAGAAAAATTCACACAATCCGCTGTGACGAACTTTGGATCAGGTTGGACATGGCTTGTGAAAAAAGGAGACGGTTTGGAAATCGTCAATACCAGTAACGCGGGAAGCCCTCTAAAAGATGGAATGCAAGCGCTCCTTACGATTGATGTTTGGGAACATGCATACTACATTGATTTCCGAAATGCACGCCCTAAATATGTGGAAGCATTCTGGAATTTAGTGAATTGGGATTTCGCAAATAAAAATCTTTAAAATCGGATTCTAATCTGAAACCAGAAAAGGCAGGTTCCGGAATCCGGCGCCTGCCTTTTTTATTTCTAAAATAGATTCAAAATGAATCTTGGTAACAAACATTGAGTACACTATGAGCGAATCACTTCCGAAAATCTCCATTCCTAAAAAACCAAATTATACATCCTTAAGTTTGCCGGAAGGAATTGAGTTTTGGGAACTCTTTCGGGAGATAGAAGAGAAATATGAAAATTGTTTTCTCTTGGAATCAGCAGGCGACAACCAATATGACTCAAGATACTCTGTGATTGGATTTGATCCATCACACCTGATTACTGGTGAACCCGGAGTGTTGGAAATTGATGGAAAACTATATAAAGTCAAAAATCCATATTTTGCTCTTCGCGATATCACAGATTATAATTCGCTAAGCATTAGTTATGCGGGTGGGCTCGTTGGTTACTTGGGTTACCAAAGTATGCAGTTTTTTGAACCCAAATTACACTTAAAACCACATCCAGATTTCCCAGCAATGATCTTTGGAATGTACCTTGATGGACTCATATACGATAAATTTACAGGGGAACTCATTTACTTTGATAATGGAACCAATCGGATTGATGTTGTAAAATCGATCCTTACTTCCATTCAAAATCCAGTTTCTAAAAAACCGGAAGCCAGTGTGACCGTTTTACAAGAGGGACTTTCCAAAGATGTCCACAAACAAATGGTAGATGAAGCATTAGAAGAGGTGAAAGCTGGAAATACATTTCAATGCCAAATTGGTTTTGAAGAAACGTATTCAGTGGATGGGAATCCTCTTGCTATCTACGAAACCTTACGAGAAATCAATCCTTCACCTCATATGTACTATGTGAAATTCGGGAAACGTGTGATCCTAGGTGCCAGCCCAGAGCTTTTGTTTCGTTTGAGACAAGGGGAGATGGAATCATTTCCCCTGGCAGGAACCACAAAACGAGGAGTTGATGCTAAGGAAGATACGTTGCTTGCACGTAAACTTCTCACGGATCCAAAGGAAATCGCAGAACACAATATGCTCATCGATCTACATCGAAATGACATTGGCCGTGTGGCAAAATTTGGCACTGTCAAAGTGAGAAGGAGATTTGATATCAAACGGTTTTCGCATGTCCAACATATCTCAAGCGAAGTAGTGGGTATACTTTCTTCCAAAGAAGATATGTTTTCGGGACTTGCTTCTTCCTTCCCTGCTGGAACCTTGTCAGGCGCTCCCAAAATTGAATCGATGAAGATCATTGAACGTATTGAGAAGTCACCACGAGGGCCTTATGGTGGAGCTGTAGGAAGTTTTGGATTGAATGGAGATTGTACTTTTGCGATTCCCATTCGTAGTTTTTTTGTTCATAATGGAAAGGGATTTGTTCGAGCATCTGGTGGGATTGTGTATGATTCAAAACCTGACGACGAATACCAAGAAATCATCAATAAAATGGCTTCTGTGAGAAAGGCTTTGGACTTACACCAACTGCCTCAAGAAAAAAATACAAAGGCAAAAGGGTAAGTGGGTCAATCATGAAAGTTCTCATCTTAGATAATTACGATTCCTTCACTTATAATTTATACCAAATCGTGGGAGAAATTTTAGAAGAACAGGAAAAACTTTTTGAATTGGATGTAATCCGAAATGATGAAAAATCGTTCTCTGAAATAAAAGCAGCTAACTACGATAAGGTTATTATTTCTCCAGGTCCAGGCCACCCAGCAGATCCGACCTATTTTGGAGTGAGCGCTGATATCTTAAAAGGACTCGGAACTTTGACCCCAATCCTTGGAATTTGCTTAGGAATGCAAGGTATGGCGACTGTGTTTGGAGGAGAAGTGGTGCGTGCAAAAGTAGCCATGCATGGAAAACTTTCCCCAATTTCCCATGATGGGAAAGGCGTATTCTCTGGATTGACTCAAAATATTGAAATCATGCGTTACCATTCCCTCGTGGCAAAAGAAGAATCCTTACCAGATGAATTGGAAGTGACAGCACGGGTTTCTTCGGGAGAAGGAAAGGGAGAAATCATGGGACTACGCCACAAATCTTTGAAAATTGAAGGGGTGCAATTCCATCCTGAATCCTTTGGCTCAGAAGAAGGGAAGGAATTACTACGTAATTTTATCTATCGGTAAATAGATTACAAAATCAAATGATCGAAATTCTCGACTCAAACGCATCTATTTCAAGTCACCTAACATTGCTTCTTCCCAAGCCGCAAAAAAATCAAAGTCATTACTTGCTTTTTGGGAATCATCGTTTCCAAATAATGAGAATTTTTTCCGTTTGATTTCGTTGTAAGTGGTGATGGTATTTAACTGCCCTTGTTTGGTTTTTTCAAATTTTGCATGGAGTTGAGAACCCCCACGGCCTTGTGTGCCTTGGATGAGTAAGGTAAAAAATTCATCGAAGTATTCATCCATGTTCCCTGGGATCATAAAATTGACTAAACCTTGTGGGAT of the Leptospira biflexa serovar Patoc strain 'Patoc 1 (Paris)' genome contains:
- a CDS encoding superoxide dismutase — translated: MEHKLPELPYAKDALAPHISAETLEFHYGKHHQTYITNLNNLIKGTEFESASLEDIVKKSSGGIFNNAAQVWNHTFYWHSLSPNGGGAPKGAVADLITKSFGSFDAFKEKFTQSAVTNFGSGWTWLVKKGDGLEIVNTSNAGSPLKDGMQALLTIDVWEHAYYIDFRNARPKYVEAFWNLVNWDFANKNL
- a CDS encoding anthranilate synthase component I family protein, whose amino-acid sequence is MSESLPKISIPKKPNYTSLSLPEGIEFWELFREIEEKYENCFLLESAGDNQYDSRYSVIGFDPSHLITGEPGVLEIDGKLYKVKNPYFALRDITDYNSLSISYAGGLVGYLGYQSMQFFEPKLHLKPHPDFPAMIFGMYLDGLIYDKFTGELIYFDNGTNRIDVVKSILTSIQNPVSKKPEASVTVLQEGLSKDVHKQMVDEALEEVKAGNTFQCQIGFEETYSVDGNPLAIYETLREINPSPHMYYVKFGKRVILGASPELLFRLRQGEMESFPLAGTTKRGVDAKEDTLLARKLLTDPKEIAEHNMLIDLHRNDIGRVAKFGTVKVRRRFDIKRFSHVQHISSEVVGILSSKEDMFSGLASSFPAGTLSGAPKIESMKIIERIEKSPRGPYGGAVGSFGLNGDCTFAIPIRSFFVHNGKGFVRASGGIVYDSKPDDEYQEIINKMASVRKALDLHQLPQEKNTKAKG
- a CDS encoding anthranilate synthase component II: MKVLILDNYDSFTYNLYQIVGEILEEQEKLFELDVIRNDEKSFSEIKAANYDKVIISPGPGHPADPTYFGVSADILKGLGTLTPILGICLGMQGMATVFGGEVVRAKVAMHGKLSPISHDGKGVFSGLTQNIEIMRYHSLVAKEESLPDELEVTARVSSGEGKGEIMGLRHKSLKIEGVQFHPESFGSEEGKELLRNFIYR
- a CDS encoding LIC_10030 family protein, which produces MKIQEYKSINRLLGEFSTKNKVGEIFVDNLHSPYIQFPERFTIHGTSVTQPEFGDVKDFVQTVIKFLPEAVEGTGLLPEPRPKRETGKLFFVRPMLFGPYRFLYVFSVDMLYLGGAKSEEIKRAGTQNMTPTIVTDRLYFQVKVIPIQSIKEDGDHVIDFEAKRFQGGEFRVESERDENKPIRKFSEIFDEIDFSDTEAKIREELGINSDIWKLGRIYSPIGIDYLSLSLRFLNPSLPKTIYHFKQFYQILENTNQTIPEGTLQSFHEYLSTFEVERTVSKSGNILWKVHQKSTDNG
- a CDS encoding inositol monophosphatase family protein; the protein is MGISSPTINFPVDETIKRIEYVKANAMGIIHEAKKIQREVSAIRSDTDAEEKERIDAADGKLGDILIRFLQKSFPKDGILCEDKPTIDGGEFKWILDPVDGSMNFVRGLPLYAISFGLEHRETPVGGVVIVPPQESVYSAVMGEGAFKNGEPIVTSRVSELNRAIFSPNLPTKRAHMIQEIMADLSGFLTYARSFRRTGSFVLDSCFIAEGVMDAIWEKTVKHWDVSAISVILSEAGGKLTDLNGVHYYTGLPELVASNGVLHSEILKLLKTVRSTVSRN